The Rhododendron vialii isolate Sample 1 chromosome 5a, ASM3025357v1 genome contains a region encoding:
- the LOC131326432 gene encoding L-type lectin-domain containing receptor kinase S.4-like isoform X2: MTNLLILLCFSSLVSIPSSSQPTQFTYAGFRQIGPNVTLSGSSQILKNGVLKLTNDSSKLMGHAFYTSPLRFKSSPNGSVFSFSTCFAFVIVPEYQTLGGHGLAFALSPSRDLSSALPSHYLGLFNDSDVGNSSNHLFAVEFDTIQNVELGDINDNHIGIDINSLKSNESAVAAYYTTDMKKQELNLKGGKPILVWIDYDSVSTQINVTISPSNLKPRLPIISYKYDLSTLLHESMYVGFSASTGLLASSHYILGWSFKMNGIAESLSFNSLPSLPGPEKRQTTLIIGVSVSSSLFLIAAILGGVYVFWKIKNRDVIEDWELELGPHRFSYQELKQATRGFKDSELLGVGGFGRVYKGTLPNSNAQVAVKRISHDSRQGLREFLSEIASIGRLRHRNLVQLLGWCRRRGDFGLARLYDHGANPGTTRLVGTFGYLAPELPKTGKASTKSDVFAFGALLLEVVCGRRPVEPKAAPEELVLVDWVRDTWKEGSVVGLVDPKLEGEFDDFEVVMVLKLGLMCSNDVPMVRPSMRQVVRYLEGEILLPDDLSPLLEGNGSGGGGRGVGGEGFDGYENSFLFSSSFEKGSYSSFRRGDVDASFGSISTSPISLLDTGDAR, encoded by the exons ATGACAAACCTCCTCATTCTCCTCTGTTTTTCTTCTCTCGTCTCAATCCCATCTTCTTCGCAGCCAACCCAGTTCACCTACGCCGGATTCCGGCAAATCGGACCCAACGTCACCCTCTCCGGATCGTCCCAGATTCTGAAAAACGGCGTACTCAAACTAACCAACGACTCAAGCAAACTAATGGGTCATGCATTTTACACCTCTCCACTTCGGTTCAAGAGCTCCCCGAACGGCTCTGTTTTCTCCTTCTCCACTTGTTTCGCCTTCGTTATAGTCCCTGAGTACCAGACACTCGGCGGGCACGGGCTCGCTTTCGCTCTCTCGCCGTCTAGAGATCTCAGCTCGGCTCTCCCCAGTCACTATCTGGGACTGTTTAACGATTCGGATGTGGGGAATTCCTCTAACCATTTATTTGCTGTGGAGTTTGATACGATTCAGAATGTCGAGTTGGGAGATATCAATG ATAACCACATAGGAATCGACATCAACAGCTTGAAATCGAATGAATCTGCAGTTGCGGCGTATTACACCACAGATATGAAAAAGCAAGAGCTGAATCTCAAAGGTGGAAAACCCATACTAGTTTGGATCGATTACGATTCAGTTTCTACTCAAATCAATGTCACTATTTCGCCATCGAATTTGAAACCCAGATTGCCAATCATTTCCTACAAATATGATCTCTCCACATTACTCCATGAAAGTATGTACGTTGGGTTTTCTGCTTCCACTGGTTTGCTCGCTAGCTCGCATTACATATTGGGTTGGAGCTTTAAAATGAATGGGATTGCAGAATCCCTCAGCTTCAACTCTCTGCCATCACTACCTGGACCAGAAAAGAGACAAACAACTCTGATTATTGGTGTTTCGGTGTcatcttctctttttctaattgcTGCAATCTTGGGTGGTGTGTATGTGTTCTGGAAAATCAAGAACAGGGACGTAATTGAAGACTGGGAGCTCGAACTCGGTCCCCACAG GTTTTCATACCAAGAGCTTAAGCAAGCCACCAGAGGTTTCAAGGACAGTGAGCTACTTGGGGTTGGTGGGTTTGGGCGAGTATACAAAGGAACACTCCCAAATTCAAACGCTCAAGTTGCCGTGAAGAGAATTTCGCATGATTCAAGGCAGGGGTTGCGCGAATTTCTTTCTGAAATCGCTAGCATTGGCAGGCTGAGGCATAGGAACCTTGTTCAATTACTTGGTTGGTGTCGACGTCGAG GCGATTTTGGGCTGGCAAGATTGTACGACCACGGGGCTAATCCGGGTACGACACGTCTCGTTGGCACTTTCGGGTACCTTGCACCAGAGTTGCCCAAGACAGGAAAGGCCTCCACCAAATCCGATGTGTTTGCTTTTGGTGCCCTTTTGCTTGAGGTTGTTTGCGGACGAAGGCCCGTTGAGCCCAAGGCAGCCCCAGAGGAGTTGGTTTTGGTGGATTGGGTTCGGGACACGTGGAAAGAAGGGAGTGTGGTTGGGCTAGTAGACCCGAAATTGGAAGGTGagtttgatgattttgaagTAGTGATGGTTTTGAAGTTGGGGTTAATGTGTTCAAATGATGTGCCTATGGTAAGGCCTAGTATGAGGCAAGTGGTGAGGTATTTGGAAGGCGAGATCCTGTTACCGGATGACTTGAGTCCGCTGTTGGAAGGGAATGGCAGTGGGGGTGGGGGTCGTGGCGTGGGTGGCGAAGGGTTTGACGGTTATGAGAATTCGTTTTTGTTTTCGTCATCTTTCGAGAAGGGGTCGTATAGTTCATTCAGGAGAGGAGATGTTGATGCAAGTTTTGGTTCTATTTCTACTTCACCTATTTCTCTTCTCGATACCGGAGATGCCAGATAg
- the LOC131326432 gene encoding L-type lectin-domain containing receptor kinase S.4-like isoform X1, translating to MTNLLILLCFSSLVSIPSSSQPTQFTYAGFRQIGPNVTLSGSSQILKNGVLKLTNDSSKLMGHAFYTSPLRFKSSPNGSVFSFSTCFAFVIVPEYQTLGGHGLAFALSPSRDLSSALPSHYLGLFNDSDVGNSSNHLFAVEFDTIQNVELGDINDNHIGIDINSLKSNESAVAAYYTTDMKKQELNLKGGKPILVWIDYDSVSTQINVTISPSNLKPRLPIISYKYDLSTLLHESMYVGFSASTGLLASSHYILGWSFKMNGIAESLSFNSLPSLPGPEKRQTTLIIGVSVSSSLFLIAAILGGVYVFWKIKNRDVIEDWELELGPHRFSYQELKQATRGFKDSELLGVGGFGRVYKGTLPNSNAQVAVKRISHDSRQGLREFLSEIASIGRLRHRNLVQLLGWCRRRGDLLLVYDFMPNGSLEKLLFDKPEKLLNWQQRFHIIKGVASGLLYLHEGYEQVVIHRDVKASNVLLDSELNGRLGDFGLARLYDHGANPGTTRLVGTFGYLAPELPKTGKASTKSDVFAFGALLLEVVCGRRPVEPKAAPEELVLVDWVRDTWKEGSVVGLVDPKLEGEFDDFEVVMVLKLGLMCSNDVPMVRPSMRQVVRYLEGEILLPDDLSPLLEGNGSGGGGRGVGGEGFDGYENSFLFSSSFEKGSYSSFRRGDVDASFGSISTSPISLLDTGDAR from the exons ATGACAAACCTCCTCATTCTCCTCTGTTTTTCTTCTCTCGTCTCAATCCCATCTTCTTCGCAGCCAACCCAGTTCACCTACGCCGGATTCCGGCAAATCGGACCCAACGTCACCCTCTCCGGATCGTCCCAGATTCTGAAAAACGGCGTACTCAAACTAACCAACGACTCAAGCAAACTAATGGGTCATGCATTTTACACCTCTCCACTTCGGTTCAAGAGCTCCCCGAACGGCTCTGTTTTCTCCTTCTCCACTTGTTTCGCCTTCGTTATAGTCCCTGAGTACCAGACACTCGGCGGGCACGGGCTCGCTTTCGCTCTCTCGCCGTCTAGAGATCTCAGCTCGGCTCTCCCCAGTCACTATCTGGGACTGTTTAACGATTCGGATGTGGGGAATTCCTCTAACCATTTATTTGCTGTGGAGTTTGATACGATTCAGAATGTCGAGTTGGGAGATATCAATG ATAACCACATAGGAATCGACATCAACAGCTTGAAATCGAATGAATCTGCAGTTGCGGCGTATTACACCACAGATATGAAAAAGCAAGAGCTGAATCTCAAAGGTGGAAAACCCATACTAGTTTGGATCGATTACGATTCAGTTTCTACTCAAATCAATGTCACTATTTCGCCATCGAATTTGAAACCCAGATTGCCAATCATTTCCTACAAATATGATCTCTCCACATTACTCCATGAAAGTATGTACGTTGGGTTTTCTGCTTCCACTGGTTTGCTCGCTAGCTCGCATTACATATTGGGTTGGAGCTTTAAAATGAATGGGATTGCAGAATCCCTCAGCTTCAACTCTCTGCCATCACTACCTGGACCAGAAAAGAGACAAACAACTCTGATTATTGGTGTTTCGGTGTcatcttctctttttctaattgcTGCAATCTTGGGTGGTGTGTATGTGTTCTGGAAAATCAAGAACAGGGACGTAATTGAAGACTGGGAGCTCGAACTCGGTCCCCACAG GTTTTCATACCAAGAGCTTAAGCAAGCCACCAGAGGTTTCAAGGACAGTGAGCTACTTGGGGTTGGTGGGTTTGGGCGAGTATACAAAGGAACACTCCCAAATTCAAACGCTCAAGTTGCCGTGAAGAGAATTTCGCATGATTCAAGGCAGGGGTTGCGCGAATTTCTTTCTGAAATCGCTAGCATTGGCAGGCTGAGGCATAGGAACCTTGTTCAATTACTTGGTTGGTGTCGACGTCGAGGTGATCTACTCCTTGTCTATGATTTTATGCCAAATGGGAGCTTAGAAAAATTATTGTTCGACAAACCAGAAAAATTACTAAATTGGCAACAGAGATTCCACATCATCAAAGGTGTTGCTTCAGGCCTTTTATATTTACATGAAGGGTATGAGCAAGTTGTCATACACAGAGATGTAAAGGCCAGTAATGTGTTGCTTGACAGTGAACTAAATGGGAGACTAGGCGATTTTGGGCTGGCAAGATTGTACGACCACGGGGCTAATCCGGGTACGACACGTCTCGTTGGCACTTTCGGGTACCTTGCACCAGAGTTGCCCAAGACAGGAAAGGCCTCCACCAAATCCGATGTGTTTGCTTTTGGTGCCCTTTTGCTTGAGGTTGTTTGCGGACGAAGGCCCGTTGAGCCCAAGGCAGCCCCAGAGGAGTTGGTTTTGGTGGATTGGGTTCGGGACACGTGGAAAGAAGGGAGTGTGGTTGGGCTAGTAGACCCGAAATTGGAAGGTGagtttgatgattttgaagTAGTGATGGTTTTGAAGTTGGGGTTAATGTGTTCAAATGATGTGCCTATGGTAAGGCCTAGTATGAGGCAAGTGGTGAGGTATTTGGAAGGCGAGATCCTGTTACCGGATGACTTGAGTCCGCTGTTGGAAGGGAATGGCAGTGGGGGTGGGGGTCGTGGCGTGGGTGGCGAAGGGTTTGACGGTTATGAGAATTCGTTTTTGTTTTCGTCATCTTTCGAGAAGGGGTCGTATAGTTCATTCAGGAGAGGAGATGTTGATGCAAGTTTTGGTTCTATTTCTACTTCACCTATTTCTCTTCTCGATACCGGAGATGCCAGATAg
- the LOC131326434 gene encoding subtilisin inhibitor 1-like gives MAEENNETKIPQGQNGHESAVIPPMGGKKLFLRSSEPISSLQIMAEENRETKIPQGQNGHQSAAIPQRMNQKTKWPEVVGLTVEEAERIIKEEKPGVQIQVIPPEHFVTCDYEVQRVRLYVDSSGKVDSPPIIG, from the exons ATGGCAGAGGAAAACAACGAAACCAAGATTCCCCAAGGGCAAAACGGTCATGAATCAGCAGTCATCCCCCCAA TGGGAGGCAAGAAACTTTTTCTGAGAAGCAGTGAGCCTATTTCATCCTTACAAATTATGGCAGAGGAAAACAGAGAAACCAAGATTCCCCAAGGGCAAAATGGTCATCAATCAGCAGCCATCCCCCAAA GAATGAATCAGAAAACGAAATGGCCGGAGGTGGTAGGTTTGACGGTAGAAGAAGCAGAGAGGATAATAAAGGAAGAGAAGCCTGGAGTTCAAATACAAGTTATTCCACCAGAACATTTCGTTACCTGCGATTACGAAGTGCAACGGGTCCGACTATACGTTGATTCCTCGGGAAAAGTTGATAGCCCTCCTATAATTGGCTGA
- the LOC131327891 gene encoding uncharacterized protein LOC131327891 translates to TGFFCSTYHNEGSCVRYSYEVIALFFCWDSKNACESAGELSAFSGFRHWVQILATHHPLLVHFLSVGQAFSGTQNVSSLQKDEAWRVNVRIQGCDLDHGYLCGTMEALNVPMAHTPVVTFWEGEIVDAKNHTFFTGKWEATSEVDIRHWTKFPSFSPLLSQVEIDGGRSLDLSSYPYIFMRWKEQYFVNVGTDCGLTIAGFYYVCFSCSDSSINGFYYDTNSSPFQKLELKSNHEGRSGFSFSSYQLQ, encoded by the exons ACCGGGTTTTTTTGTTCGACCTATCACAATGAGGGATCATGTGTTCGATACTCCTATGAAGTGattgctctctttttttgctGGGACTCGAAAAATGCCTGTGAGAGTGCTGGAGAATTAAGCGCCTTCTCAGGTTTCAGGCATTGG GTGCAAATCCTGGCCACACATCACCCCCTGCTTGTACACTTTTTAAGTGTTGGGCAG GCATTTTCTGGAACTCAGAATGTTTCTAGCCTACAAAAGGATGAAGCATGGAGAGTTAACGTGAGAATCCAAGGTTGTGACCTTGATCATGGTTACCTTTGTGGCACAATGGAAGCTCTTAACGTTCCAATGGCACACACACCA GTGGTAACCTTCTGGGAAGGGGAAATTGTTGATGCAAAGAATCATACATTCTTCACTGGAAAATGGGAAGCAAC GTCAGAAGTAGACATAAGGCACTGGACCAAGTTTCCATCTTTCTCTCCCCTTTTG AGCCAAGTGGAAATTGATGGCGGAAGATCTCTCGACCTGAGTAGCTATCCCTACATATTCATG AGATGGAAAGAGCAGTACTTCGTGAATGTTGGAACTGACTGTGGGTTAACTATAGCTGGTTTTTACTATGTTTGCTTCTCTTGTAGTGACAGCTCCATCAATGGCTTCTATTATGATACAAATAGCAG TCCATTCCAGAAACTGGAGCTGAAATCCAACCATGAAGGAAGGTCGGGTTTCAGTTTCTCTTCATATCAATTGCAGTAA